In Clostridia bacterium, the sequence AAATCTACGGCGACGAAGAAGATGATTACGAAGAAGACGAAGACGACGATGATGTTTCCTATGTGGAAGTGGAATGTCCCAAATGCCACGATACCGTTTATTTTGACGCCAATATCTTAGAAGATGATGATGTGGTTGAAGTAACCTGCCCCAATTGCGATGAAGTTGTGTTCGTCAATGATGACAGCATCGAATTGTCAAATGAGGACGACGGGCAGGACGACAATAAGAATGATGACATCTAAGCATAGCTAATCATAACCCCTCGGTGAAAGCCTGACGGAAAACCGGGGGGTTTTTGATTCTATGGCATAAAATTCCACTTGGACAATATCTTAATAGGGAAGGGAGGGTCAGGCATGATCCATCACCTCACTACCGGTGCACGGCATCGCCGGCCACCGGAGCGATTTGCCCGTGAAATCTTGCCCTATTTCCCCTTGCCCCTAAAAAGCT encodes:
- a CDS encoding AraC family transcriptional regulator, producing the protein MRKLFKKIAYLEGLIDGADLEDAKVKRILDEIVDVLEDVVEALHDLRDSQEELEDYVSSVDEDLEDLEREIYGDEEDDYEEDEDDDDVSYVEVECPKCHDTVYFDANILEDDDVVEVTCPNCDEVVFVNDDSIELSNEDDGQDDNKNDDI